TCGCCTtcatgcgcaaatattgatataataaccatcatatcgaagtgaACTTTGAGTCACATGATAATGTaatgtggtcctcccactacgacttgtGAAAGCGTGCAGTTTATTAAGGCTGCAGATGAAATAAGTTACTTCCccgggtggtgaaagtgcacagtgatgagcttgatgctcctttccaataactATAGAGGGTTTTATTCTGATGATATGATGATAgatgcttgactgccatttgacATATAAAAAGAATCTtgttcttttgtccataataatcttaTCGTGAAGTAGGCTAtacccacactgtatctgtgagctgttggctagagcacacgtgGCAATACCAGAGAGGACACACTCTCGCTATATAACGCAACAATTTGTGTGGCAAAACCATCAGTGGAATttagtgggctcccgagtggtgcagcagtctaaggcattgcatctcaatgctagaggcgtcactatagaccttggtttgattccaggctgtatcacaaccggccgcgattgggagtcccatagggcggtgcacaattggcccagcgtcctccggggtagggtttggccggggtaggccgtcattgtaaataagaatgtgttcttaactgatttgcctagttaaacaagtcaatttgatgtaAGCAcctctctggtgggaaaatgtacatattgttttatgcagattttagaatgtTCTCATTAAAATCtattgccaattggatggaaaccagGCTAATGATGATGTTCTTTTATACACAGAAGATCCTACAAACCCATTAACTGATGATCGTCTCAACTTCTCTATACCATTTCTGATGCATTTGTCATTTCCAACCATACTTCCTACATATTGGAATGCTGTCAAAAGTACTGTCAGACTGATTTGCAATATACTAAATATTAGCCATTGATTACATCACCTTTTTTTCCATAGCGAGGTTGTGGCTTTGCTCCCTTCTTCACTTCCTGTTAGAACTCTACTGACTAACTATTCTAATTTCTTCACAGTGCTTCACGTCCGTGACCTCAAAGACCCTTTTATCAACCTCTCTGCCACTTCtgcattctctctttctctcacgttctctctctcattttctctttcctcattttctctcttgttctctcacgATAACTTGCAACTGTAAGAGAATTAACTCTTCCCttcgctctctctttgtctgctTCCACGCTTGCCTTGCCTCCCATCTTGGTCCAGGACTTTATGGAAAGGGGACATTGTTACCAGGGCGACAGTGACTCTGCGATTCCCCCCCACACTTTGGCAAGTTTcgctctctgtccatccctctctcctgccccTTCGGCCTCCTCTGTTCCTTATCTACTGCAGCCTCTTTCCCTATTCCTCtgcctctttcgctctctctcttttccccccgcTCTCTCCATTCCTTCTCTTCCACCTACAACCTTCGTTTcattctccctctgcctccccctctctttggCTGTGTAGCTGTAGCTCGGACAGTGAGAAATGGTTCTGCTTAGAACCTGATGTTCTGTTGAGAGTTCTAGATCTCTGAGATGGCTCTATGGTTCTATGTTCTAGGCTCTCAGAGACGGAACCAAGCAGGTCCAGATGGACGAGGTTCCACTGGTTCCGGGAGAGACCATCAAGGCTGTGGGTGGGCATCcattctgtgtctctgtcttctgtcgctctctcgcgctctctctcgaaTCCAGCCACTACTTTTCTgtgtgcctctctccctctctctcccatctgttTTTCTCCATTTGGACTTATTTTCCCATTTTCTATACCtttctgttttcctctctcttgTCTTCAGCCTATTATGAGAGGAGCTCTAgttgttaacatgtttctgtttgtttgttttgttgttgtttgtcccCTCAGCCAAGGATGTGATGTACATCTGTCCCTTCACTGGCTTGGTGACAGGAACCCTCACCAGCACCGACTATAAACTATACTTTATCAGCCTGGAGAGGGTAAGAGCACCCACATACACACTCAAGTTTGACCCTTGTTCACCCAATTCTTTATTTAAAAATTTTATATGTGAACTTCCCCATCCTGTTCCCGTCTCATTCCCGTCCCATTCTCATCCCATTCTCATCCCACTATTTTCCCAGGATACTCCCTTCATCCTGGATGTGAACCTGGGAGCGATCAGTCGTCTCGAGACCATCAGTGTCCAGAGTcatggagagaacacacagggcATGGAGATAGTCTGTAAGGTGAGAAAGCACACCCTACTACTGTTATAAAGCCTGTTTATTAAGCCTGCACAAGGCTGTTATAAGCAGTCATAACAACCGCCATCAGTGGCCAGAGTCATGGAGGGAGAACACATAGGACATGGAGATGTTCTGTAAGGTAAGAGAGAATTACAACCCAGGAGTTACACACATACACGTAGTATTCTCTGTTAAAATGCATGTGCTTGGCCACAGGTTTACGAATTGTGTACGAGAGTTGAAGGAAGGATTGTTGGAAGATCTGGTTTCATTTATATGTATAGCTTTTACTTATAaaaactcttctctctctctctctctctctctccatcaggacaTGCGTAGTCCCCGGTTTGCCTATAAGAAGGAGGACGCCAGCCAACCAGAGATAGTGGAGGTTCTAACAAAACACACCTTCCCCCTATCAAATGGCCTGGTAAGACCTGTCAATCAACCAATACAGGGCGGGAGTTAAGGATCCTAGCATTCTGATAGGTGCCTGGCATGTAACGCAATATGGGTTGTGATCTTAGTTAAAATCCTTGCTTGTTCATTTGTTGAGACCTGTCACATACTCTCCCTGTTTTATCCCTTTGCAGCCCTTGTTTGCCTTCCTGTATAAGGAGAAGTTTCTTGTGGACGGATGGAAGGTGTACGatcccatatctgagtacaagAGACAGGTAACCATGGTTCAGATTATCTAAGAGAACAGATGAGAAATAGTATTCCGGATTTTCCAACATTAGAAAATCAGAACATTTCTGTGTAATTGGAGATATCCCTTGAGATTTATTTGCTTTGAGTCTCAAAGTCCTTTTGAAATGTTTCATTGTCAGACTAACGTATATGTAATGGATAAATGCAGACGTTTCGGTACATTACTTTGGAAGTAATGGACAACTAAGCACACGTTTACCGGATGAAATAACATGTTTTAAATTCTATTTTCATTTTGACATGTGAATACACACCTTCAAATTTGTTCCACTAAATCTGGTGGTTGTTAGttccagtggcgattttagcatatAAATCTTGGCGGGGCAAAAAAACGTGGGATACATACCTGCAAAGCCACAACACatcactaaacaatacattcattgaACTAGAACGGTGataaacggtgcccacaaactgttagggcctacataaagctgtcccaacagcagtccccacaccttaccactgctacacctggctatcagcggagccttgtttggcagtgaaacagttaattcagcctcatttacttcctttaaaaaaaacatagccgATGTGGTTTctgctgacaattgagatgtacaaactatggcataaggggacggcaagcggataagaggcaatccataatttcgattaagacattaatgagcgagctgggacggacgtagtcaatataactatttgttcagcacttttcaaatgtacagcaacagaattcagaacatgggccgttcctAGTGTTCTTCCTGTACACCAAATCAGAACCGTAatataaataaagggggcatataggCAGACAacgaaagctcttacaatattcaattattcaatttctctaaaacaggttataggctacatgtgcaccacaagtcagaacagtaggtgacattaagaggtgaaaatagaccaaattattagggtgataaacatgggctactaacagcttactacacaacatacacttagtattactttcttagctatagTATGCATATCAAATAATTTATGCAatagcatacaagacatttttggaaacACTTTCTTGTGGtgtcacttgaacaggaaggtggcgcggcggCCCTTCGTTGGCAAATTCTGTCATCAAACTTTTttgcaattccgagttggatgaaagttcaaaatgtattttcccagtcgtagctcgttcccagttgtcttgaactctctgaagtcagattttgcagttccgagttaagttgttttgagcgcggcacaaatcatgcttcgttgacagcatggccaatgttgaatgtttataattttaaactaggaaaagagacccttaatcttaGACAGTGGACCACACAGctactccactgaatagcaggctaatgatttTGCAATGCTTGCATTTAGTcacactgattccttccaaaccactcatttgttgaatttgcgatttccaacttgttgtgtaatgtttatggccaatgagcaccgatatgttttatctataatttctcttcatatgacaaggattaaaaaggatttgccagtagagtGTTGATTCATGAGGATAACTGCTAGCtaggattttgaaagtatgatgttgacatgatcagtctaatcaaagctactgtagatatgtgatttgatgtcattttatctaTGGCCAATAactttgagccttcttggatgggcacttctaatgtaactctatgacGCCACCCAAGGGGCTAGAATGTTTTTGCTCTACTcttagacttggcggtgaccCTGTCCccttgagtgacagaacactgagccaatcacagcacaACGCTCAGTGTCTTCTTGTCAGGACTTTGTTCATTACGAGGATATCATTCACATTGAATATCAAAAACTAGGCTAGAAGCTAGCTAAATAGTTTGTTGCTAGGAAACATGCCAATGTGACAACTGAATTCAACAATATCAGTTGCTGAAAACCGCTGGTCAAACTACAAATatgtgggaggatttgacagcatagcgcCACTTGCGTCATGACTGCAACATTGAAGGGCAGAGGAAATTCATGTTCATCCCATTACTCGCCGCGTTAGGTCATCAGATGTCTCtgcaaaaacaaacaaatgaatgctagctagctacgtttttCCCCCTCGTTCGGCCTGCATTTACAATGTATCCAATATCCGTTTGTGTGGATGTTGGTTTTGCGTTCTGTAACTTTGTAGCAAGGATGGTCTTGCATATGCAGTGTATCTGTCCCAGAGACATCCAACTGTCCCGTATATATGTTTTTAATGCCCCTTCTTGCCAATTAGAAAACAGTCTTAAACAATGCTGTAGTCAAAGAACTGATGAATGAACTGTTGCTCACTACATTTAGAGGCTCTTGTTTTCCTGCTCTCCCCACACCAGGGTCTTCCCAACGAGAGTTGGGCCATTAGTAAGATGAACAGTAGTTATGAGGTGTGTGACACCTACCCTGCCCTGCTGGTCATCCCCACCAGCATCAAGGACGACGACCTCAAACGAGTTGTGGCCTTCAGGGCCAGGCACCGCATACCGGTACGTGTGGGGGGTGTggtatgtgtaaaaaaaaaaaaaaaagatgtgtttttcctgtttgatgctagctgtgtgtatactgtgtttAAATGTGCTGTTATTTTGAAAGTTACCTGGAAAGTTTCCTCAAAAGGTATCTTCAAAATTATGCCGAAATTTACCCTGTACCCCGCTAGGTGTTTACCATAAATCCACCCAGAGAGCCAAACCGCTATAGTCGTTAGCAGCCAGCTAACTCCTTCCTTCCTCGCTCTctcgcttgttctctctctccttcctcttctttagGTATTGTCATGGATCCACCCGGAGAGCCAGGCCACTATAGTCCGTAGCAGTCAGCCTTTAGTGGGACCCTCTGACCGGCGCTGTAAGGAGGACGAAAGATACCTCCAGACCATCATGGATGCTAACGCACAGTCTCACAAACTCACCATATTTGATGCCCGACAGAGCAGCGTGGCAGACAACAACAAGGTGATCTATTGCAATTTAAGACCGATGTAGTCAACTGGAGACCGTGATGTAAGCATTGGTGTTCAAGCTAAATTTGACTTGAATCTCAGCTATGTTCTATATCACGATGTGTTTTATGGTGACCGTAAAGGGGCGGTATGGTAAATGTCTGGTATGTATGGTGTTTTGAGCAATTTTGGTGAATGTCCTGTAACTGTGTCTGCTTGTTTTATGAGGTCACTCTTATGTCACACCACCAGCTCTCCAAGGGCTATTGATTACTTCGTGTCTgtttccatctcttctctctcctaccctctccctttttcattttctcttttttttttcccTCTTCTCGCTTTTCTTTACTCTCTTAACgttttctcttctgtttctcttttGCCACTCCTCCTTTTTTCCGCTCTGCTAAATGAcctttccacccctccctccctcccccaggctAAGGATGGTGGTTATGAGAGTGAGAGTTTCTATCCCAACGTGGAACTCAACTTCCTGGAGATCCCCAACATCCACGTGATGAGGGAGTCACTGAGGAAACTGAAAGAAGTGGTCTACCCTAGTACAGACGAGGCCCACTGGCACTCTGCAGTCGACCAGACACACTGGCTAGAGTACATGCGGGTGaggactctcgctctctcttgctctctctcgttcacacgcacatacacacacacacacacacacactcacacacacattggctcaagggagagagactgatacgcACACAAGACTTCACAAGTCCTAACatatcccccccctcccccaggttCTCCTTGCGGGTGCAGTGCGTATAGCTGACAAGCTGGAGTCTGGTAAAACCTCTGTGGTGGTCCACTGTAGTGATGGGTGGGACCGGACAGCCCAGCTCACCTCTCTGGCCATGCTGATGCTGGACAGCCACTACCGCACCCTCAGGGGCTTCCAGGTGAGTAAAAGGGATGGcgaaagggggaggaagagaatgTTTAAGTGCTGGAGAGGGGACGGCCACTACAGCACCCTCAGGGGCTTCCAGgtgagaaggaaggaaggaaggttgggagggaaggaaggaaggaagggaagagagggtgaATTCACCAAtgatgacttaaatgtaaatgtaaatgtaagagcaGACTGGTAAGTGAGGAAGGGAAACCTTTGTCTCTCGTCATTTGTGTTATAAGTAAAGTATAAGAGGTGTGTCTTCTCAGGTACTGCTGGAGAAGGAGTGGATCAGCTTCGGACACAAGTTCGCCGCggtgagaggagtgtgtgtgatgTCCGCATTGTTTCTTGTGTGTTTtcttaaaggtgtgtgtgtgtgtgtgtgtgtgtgtgtgcgtatgcgcgcgtgtgtgtatgcgtatgtgtgtttaataacctgtgtgggtgtgtttctcAGCGTGTGGGCCATGGGGATGAGAACCATGCGAACTCGGAGAGATCACCTCTCTTCATCCAATTTATAGACTGTGTCTGGCAGATGACCCGACAGGtgagtgttacacacacacagagacgcatgcaCAGaccgacacaaacacacacagtacgtacATGTAGACACACATCTGGTGAGATTtccctgctccacacacacacacacacacacacacacacacaggtaattgTGTAATAATTGTGTAGTTATACTcaatctgtctttctgtctctttatTTGTTCAAAGTTCCCTGCAGCATTTGAGTTCAATGAGTTGTTCCTAATCACCATTCTGGACCACCTCTACAGCTGTCTCTTTGGTACGTTCCTCTACAACAGCGAACAGGAGAGAGTCGTCAATGTAAGTATCATTTCTTCACCGGCGGGGGTGGGAGGCTGAGTATTACAGTCCTCAGCTGGTCTCTTACAGTAAAACTGTCTATGGAATGTTAATTGATTCCTGACCAtctgtctcttcttcttcctccacagGAAGTCCAGGCCAAGACAGTCTCTTTATGGTCCTACATCAACAGTCAACCAGAGGACTTCACCAACCCGTTCTACGTGGACTATAAGCACCACGTCCTGTACCCTCTGGCTAGTGTCCGACACCTGGAGCTGTGGACCGGGTATTACGTGCGATGGAACCCTCGTATGAGGCCGCAGGTAGGGGTGGTAGTGCGCTTGTGGAGGgaggaaaagtgtgtgtgtggggggggggtctgaaatctgtcttgcctactacttacatttattttttttattacctttattttactaggcagttaaaaaaatgtgggaaaagcgaaggggtctgaatactttgtatgtgtgtgtatatcgtactaaccatatctctctccccatcagatgCCAGTGCACCAGAACCTGAAGGAGTTGATGTTCCTGAAGGCTGAGTTACAGAGGAAGGTTG
The genomic region above belongs to Oncorhynchus masou masou isolate Uvic2021 chromosome 27, UVic_Omas_1.1, whole genome shotgun sequence and contains:
- the LOC135516108 gene encoding myotubularin-related protein 1-like isoform X3, whose translation is MEKHSVGGGDSPALPGVPNRNNQPRTLANSGSTQASVESLDSPTGSHVEWCKQLIAATISSQISSITPDTASRDFKALRDGTKQVQMDEVPLVPGETIKAVAKDVMYICPFTGLVTGTLTSTDYKLYFISLERDTPFILDVNLGAISRLETISVQSHGENTQGMEIVCKDMRSPRFAYKKEDASQPEIVEVLTKHTFPLSNGLPLFAFLYKEKFLVDGWKVYDPISEYKRQGLPNESWAISKMNSSYEVCDTYPALLVIPTSIKDDDLKRVVAFRARHRIPVLSWIHPESQATIVRSSQPLVGPSDRRCKEDERYLQTIMDANAQSHKLTIFDARQSSVADNNKAKDGGYESESFYPNVELNFLEIPNIHVMRESLRKLKEVVYPSTDEAHWHSAVDQTHWLEYMRVLLAGAVRIADKLESGKTSVVVHCSDGWDRTAQLTSLAMLMLDSHYRTLRGFQVLLEKEWISFGHKFAARVGHGDENHANSERSPLFIQFIDCVWQMTRQFPAAFEFNELFLITILDHLYSCLFGTFLYNSEQERVVNEVQAKTVSLWSYINSQPEDFTNPFYVDYKHHVLYPLASVRHLELWTGYYVRWNPRMRPQMPVHQNLKELMFLKAELQRKVEELQREASSSHGSLSSSSEHTSSPSHSGGTPLHTTV
- the LOC135516108 gene encoding myotubularin-related protein 1-like isoform X4, which gives rise to MALWFYVLGSQRRNQAGPDGRGSTGSGRDHQGSKDVMYICPFTGLVTGTLTSTDYKLYFISLERDTPFILDVNLGAISRLETISVQSHGENTQGMEIVCKDMRSPRFAYKKEDASQPEIVEVLTKHTFPLSNGLPLFAFLYKEKFLVDGWKVYDPISEYKRQGLPNESWAISKMNSSYEVCDTYPALLVIPTSIKDDDLKRVVAFRARHRIPVLSWIHPESQATIVRSSQPLVGPSDRRCKEDERYLQTIMDANAQSHKLTIFDARQSSVADNNKAKDGGYESESFYPNVELNFLEIPNIHVMRESLRKLKEVVYPSTDEAHWHSAVDQTHWLEYMRVLLAGAVRIADKLESGKTSVVVHCSDGWDRTAQLTSLAMLMLDSHYRTLRGFQVLLEKEWISFGHKFAARVGHGDENHANSERSPLFIQFIDCVWQMTRQFPAAFEFNELFLITILDHLYSCLFGTFLYNSEQERVVNEVQAKTVSLWSYINSQPEDFTNPFYVDYKHHVLYPLASVRHLELWTGYYVRWNPRMRPQMPVHQNLKELMFLKAELQRKVEELQREASSSHGSLSSSSEHTSSPSHSGGTPLHTTV
- the LOC135516108 gene encoding myotubularin-related protein 1-like isoform X2 → MEKHSVGGGDSPALPGVPNRNNQPRTLANSGSTQASVESLDSPTGSHVEWCKQLIAATISSQISSITPDTASRDFKVGRRTDLPRALRDGTKQVQMDEVPLVPGETIKAVAKDVMYICPFTGLVTGTLTSTDYKLYFISLERDTPFILDVNLGAISRLETISVQSHGENTQGMEIVCKDMRSPRFAYKKEDASQPEIVEVLTKHTFPLSNGLPLFAFLYKEKFLVDGWKVYDPISEYKRQGLPNESWAISKMNSSYEVCDTYPALLVIPTSIKDDDLKRVVAFRARHRIPVLSWIHPESQATIVRSSQPLVGPSDRRCKEDERYLQTIMDANAQSHKLTIFDARQSSVADNNKAKDGGYESESFYPNVELNFLEIPNIHVMRESLRKLKEVVYPSTDEAHWHSAVDQTHWLEYMRVLLAGAVRIADKLESGKTSVVVHCSDGWDRTAQLTSLAMLMLDSHYRTLRGFQVLLEKEWISFGHKFAARVGHGDENHANSERSPLFIQFIDCVWQMTRQFPAAFEFNELFLITILDHLYSCLFGTFLYNSEQERVVNEVQAKTVSLWSYINSQPEDFTNPFYVDYKHHVLYPLASVRHLELWTGYYVRWNPRMRPQMPVHQNLKELMFLKAELQRKVEELQREASSSHGSLSSSSEHTSSPSHSGGTPLHTTV
- the LOC135516108 gene encoding myotubularin-related protein 1-like isoform X1, which gives rise to MEKHSVGGGDSPALPGVPNRNNQPRTLANSGSTQASVESLDSPTGSHVEWCKQLIAATISSQISSITPDTASRDFKVGRRTDLPRVSKRPVLRALRDGTKQVQMDEVPLVPGETIKAVAKDVMYICPFTGLVTGTLTSTDYKLYFISLERDTPFILDVNLGAISRLETISVQSHGENTQGMEIVCKDMRSPRFAYKKEDASQPEIVEVLTKHTFPLSNGLPLFAFLYKEKFLVDGWKVYDPISEYKRQGLPNESWAISKMNSSYEVCDTYPALLVIPTSIKDDDLKRVVAFRARHRIPVLSWIHPESQATIVRSSQPLVGPSDRRCKEDERYLQTIMDANAQSHKLTIFDARQSSVADNNKAKDGGYESESFYPNVELNFLEIPNIHVMRESLRKLKEVVYPSTDEAHWHSAVDQTHWLEYMRVLLAGAVRIADKLESGKTSVVVHCSDGWDRTAQLTSLAMLMLDSHYRTLRGFQVLLEKEWISFGHKFAARVGHGDENHANSERSPLFIQFIDCVWQMTRQFPAAFEFNELFLITILDHLYSCLFGTFLYNSEQERVVNEVQAKTVSLWSYINSQPEDFTNPFYVDYKHHVLYPLASVRHLELWTGYYVRWNPRMRPQMPVHQNLKELMFLKAELQRKVEELQREASSSHGSLSSSSEHTSSPSHSGGTPLHTTV